A DNA window from Equus quagga isolate Etosha38 chromosome 21, UCLA_HA_Equagga_1.0, whole genome shotgun sequence contains the following coding sequences:
- the LOC124231509 gene encoding interleukin-10 receptor subunit beta-like, producing MARSLWSWLGGCLLVSALGMVPPPENVRMNSVNFRNILQWESPAFPKGDLTFTAQFQSYRKFEDICTSTTLMECDFSSISKYGYHTLRVRAEFEDERSDWVNITFCPVDDTVIGPPGMQVEALANSLHLRFLAPKIENEPETWTMKNIYNSWAYNVQYWKNGSDEKYPITCQYDFEVLRNLEPWTTYCIQVRGFLPERNKTGEWSEPVCEQTTIDETPSSWIIAVILAASVCAAFLLLLGCIALVWCIYVKTKYAFSPGNVLPQHLKEFLGHPHHNKLLFFSFPLSDEDEVFDKLSIITQVSGNGKLNSGDGCSLGTRCGQGSFELVSGEETHSPGYSDPLFLTSASDDDQSNKQGPRPPGQTPTLELSDAATASEQAKS from the exons CATTAGGAATGGTGCCACCTCCTGAAAACGTCAGAATGAATTCAGTTAATTTCAGGAACATTCTACAGTGGGAGTCACCTGCTTTTCCCAAAGGAGATCTGACTTTCACAGCTCAGTTCCAAAG TTATAGGAAATTTGAAGATATATGCACAAGTACCACCTTGATGGAATGTGATTTCTCAAGTATTTCCAAATATGGTTACCATACCTTGCGAGTCAGGGCTGAATTTGAGGACGAGCGTTCAGACTGGGTAAACATCACCTTCTGTCCTGTGGATGACA CCGTTATTGGACCTCCTGGAATGCAAGTAGAAGCACTTGCTAATTCTTTACATCTGCGTTTCTTAGCCCCCAAAATTGAGAATGAACCTGAAACATGGACCATGAAGAACATTTATAACTCATGGGCTTATAATGTGCAATATTGGAAAAACGGCTCTGATGAAAAG TATCCGATTACTTGTCAATATGACTTTGAAGTTCTCAGAAATCTTGAGCCGTGGACAACTTACTGTATTCAAGTTCGAGGGTTTCTTCCTGAGCGGAACAAAACCGGGGAATGGAGTGAGCCTGTCTGTGAGCAAACAACTATTGACG AAACACCCTCCTCGTGGATCATCGCTGTCATCCTCGCAGCCTCGGTTTGTGCGgccttcctgctgctcctgggcTGCATCGCCTTGGTGTGGTGCATTTACGTGAAGACCAAGTACGCCTTCTCCCCGGGGAACGTGCTCCCTCAGCACCTGAAAGAG TTTTTGGGCCACCCACATCACAACAAGcttctgttcttctctttcccactctctGATGAGGATGAAGTTTTTGACAAACTGAGTATCATTACACAAGTCTCTGGAAACGGCAAGCTGAATTCAGGGGATGGCTGCAGCCTCGGGACCCGCTGTGGGCAGGGCTCCTTCGAGCTCGTCTCTGGGGAGGAAACACACTCACCTGGGTACAGCGACCCCCTGTTTCTCACATCTGCCTCGGATGATGATCAGAGCAACAAACAAGGGCCGAGGCCACCTGGGCAAACCCCAACTCTAGAACTCTCAGACGCTGCGACAGCGTCCGAACAGGCAAAGAGCTAG